Proteins from a genomic interval of Yoonia sp. GPGPB17:
- a CDS encoding DUF3768 domain-containing protein, whose amino-acid sequence MASSKTTEIAQLNDAFRSGDPSVPGQRFVTAGVVHLLSQLDIPIETLIQRVAQFDDFNCDSTPHAEHDFGAFAFHGHQLFWKVDCYDQDYTLGSDDPTDLSKTRRVLTIMLADEW is encoded by the coding sequence ATGGCATCATCCAAAACCACAGAGATAGCCCAACTGAACGATGCTTTCCGAAGTGGCGATCCCAGCGTACCAGGGCAACGCTTTGTGACCGCTGGTGTTGTCCACTTGTTGAGCCAACTGGACATTCCCATTGAAACGCTGATCCAAAGGGTTGCCCAGTTCGATGACTTCAACTGCGACAGCACCCCGCATGCTGAACATGACTTCGGAGCATTTGCGTTTCACGGACATCAACTGTTTTGGAAGGTGGATTGCTACGACCAAGACTATACCTTGGGTTCCGACGATCCCACGGACCTCAGCAAGACCCGTCGAGTGCTCACCATCATGCTGGCAGATGAATGGTAA
- the thyX gene encoding FAD-dependent thymidylate synthase: MPITPDQQAEIDALRSTPKPTLRAVAEGMEGHLYKAYDVLDHGFIRVIDYMGDDAAICQAARVSYGKGTKSVQNDEGLIRYLMRHWHSTPFEMCEIKLHVKLPVFVARQWIRHRTANVNEYSARYSILDREFYIPEPDKLAAQSVINNQGRGEALTGDEAARVLEYLKGDAARCYDHYAEMISDDGQQGLARELARMNLPANVYTQWYWKVDLHNLFHFLRLRADSHAQYEIRVYAEEICRVVADWVPAAYGAFEDYRMGGATLSSKAIDCVRRMLKGEEVTQETSGMSKGEWREFEGVLNDPA; the protein is encoded by the coding sequence ATGCCCATCACCCCAGACCAACAGGCGGAAATTGACGCGCTGCGCAGCACCCCGAAACCCACGCTAAGGGCGGTGGCCGAAGGGATGGAGGGGCATCTTTACAAAGCCTACGACGTGCTGGATCACGGTTTCATCCGGGTCATCGACTATATGGGCGATGATGCTGCGATCTGTCAGGCGGCGCGCGTCTCCTACGGCAAAGGTACCAAATCGGTGCAAAACGATGAAGGGCTGATCCGCTACCTGATGCGCCACTGGCACTCGACCCCGTTTGAGATGTGCGAGATCAAACTGCACGTCAAACTGCCCGTCTTTGTGGCGCGGCAATGGATCCGGCACCGTACGGCGAACGTCAACGAATACTCCGCGCGCTACTCAATCCTCGACCGTGAATTCTACATCCCCGAGCCGGATAAACTCGCCGCCCAATCGGTGATCAACAATCAGGGCAGGGGCGAGGCACTGACCGGGGATGAGGCCGCCCGCGTGCTGGAATACCTCAAAGGCGACGCCGCGCGCTGCTACGACCACTACGCGGAAATGATCTCGGACGACGGCCAACAAGGCCTCGCCCGCGAACTGGCGCGGATGAACCTGCCCGCAAACGTCTACACCCAATGGTACTGGAAGGTTGATCTGCACAACCTCTTCCACTTCCTGCGCCTGCGGGCCGACAGCCACGCCCAATATGAAATCCGGGTCTATGCAGAGGAAATCTGCAGAGTCGTCGCCGACTGGGTGCCAGCAGCCTATGGCGCGTTCGAAGACTACCGCATGGGCGGCGCCACACTCTCGTCTAAGGCGATTGACTGCGTGCGGCGTATGCTCAAAGGTGAAGAGGTCACGCAAGAGACCTCTGGGATGAGCAAGGGGGAATGGCGGGAGTTTGAGGGGGTCTTGAACGACCCTGCGTAG
- a CDS encoding ribonuclease E/G: MKGRTIILDHIGGIEAAASLVDGKLDDILIDYEDAPRPGAIFRAICDRPIKGQGGMMMRLPEGETAFLRQGKGLRPGQPLLVQVTGIAEGGKAVPVTDRVLFKSRYAIVTPGKPGLNISRQITDEDARDALLGVAHEVFDTPHGLILRSSCEGADEADIADDILAMTALADTVLTDAEGTNPEALTEGDGPHTVAWREWTGAAEVVTKTGSFAQMGVLDQLDHLAQAKVALGEGFMFVEPTRALVAVDVNTGNDTSPAAALKANLAAARALPRALRLRGLAGQITVDFVSMSKAHRKQVEQSLRAAFKTDPIETSLVGWTPMGLFEMQRKRERPPFQSIC; the protein is encoded by the coding sequence ATGAAGGGGCGCACCATCATCCTTGATCATATCGGCGGGATCGAAGCGGCCGCTTCTCTGGTCGATGGCAAGCTGGATGACATCCTGATTGATTACGAAGATGCGCCGCGCCCTGGTGCTATTTTTCGGGCCATTTGTGATCGGCCAATCAAAGGCCAAGGCGGGATGATGATGCGCCTGCCCGAAGGCGAGACAGCGTTCCTGCGGCAAGGCAAAGGGTTGCGACCCGGTCAACCACTCTTGGTACAGGTCACGGGTATCGCAGAAGGCGGCAAAGCGGTTCCGGTTACCGATCGTGTATTGTTCAAAAGCCGCTATGCGATTGTAACGCCCGGGAAACCGGGCCTCAACATATCGCGCCAGATCACGGATGAGGATGCGCGCGATGCGCTTCTCGGCGTGGCACATGAGGTCTTCGACACTCCACATGGGTTGATCCTGCGGTCCTCTTGCGAGGGCGCGGATGAAGCTGACATTGCAGATGACATTCTGGCCATGACGGCCCTTGCAGATACTGTTTTGACGGATGCAGAGGGGACAAACCCCGAGGCCCTGACCGAAGGCGACGGGCCGCACACCGTCGCCTGGCGGGAATGGACAGGCGCTGCCGAGGTTGTGACAAAGACGGGATCATTCGCCCAGATGGGTGTGCTGGACCAACTGGACCACCTTGCACAAGCAAAAGTCGCCTTGGGTGAAGGGTTCATGTTCGTCGAGCCCACCCGCGCGTTGGTGGCAGTTGATGTCAATACTGGCAATGACACGTCGCCCGCTGCTGCCTTAAAAGCCAACCTTGCGGCAGCCCGTGCCCTGCCCCGCGCCTTGCGCCTGCGCGGGCTTGCCGGACAGATCACGGTGGATTTCGTGTCGATGTCAAAAGCCCACCGCAAGCAAGTTGAGCAATCGCTGCGCGCTGCGTTCAAGACAGACCCGATTGAAACGTCACTCGTCGGCTGGACCCCGATGGGCCTGTTTGAAATGCAGCGCAAGCGCGAACGCCCCCCTTTCCAAAGCATTTGTTGA
- the bufB gene encoding MNIO family bufferin maturase, whose protein sequence is MLDATQNPSLPARPGVGYKAQHYSDIMENPGPLGWLEIHAENYMGDGGRPLAQLRHLSERFPISVHGVGLSIGGEGDLDADHLARLKHLIGWLNPASFSEHLAWSTHDSHFFNDLLPLPYTPKTLARVAAHIDQVQETVGRRMLLENPSSYLAFAESTMSETDFLRELTQRTGCGLLLDVNNVFVSATNLKTSPQAYIDAFPLDAVGEIHLGGHDEDEDETGAPLLIDSHGKAVVDPVWALLDYTLAKSGPKPLLIEWDTDVPEWPVLADEIERADKALVLITS, encoded by the coding sequence ATGCTTGACGCGACACAAAATCCTTCTCTGCCCGCGCGTCCCGGTGTTGGATACAAAGCACAGCACTATAGCGATATCATGGAAAACCCCGGCCCCTTGGGCTGGCTGGAAATCCATGCCGAGAATTACATGGGCGATGGCGGCCGACCGCTTGCCCAGCTACGTCACCTTTCTGAACGTTTTCCCATTTCGGTACATGGCGTTGGCCTGTCGATTGGCGGCGAAGGCGATCTGGACGCCGACCACCTTGCCCGCCTCAAGCATCTGATCGGCTGGCTGAATCCCGCGAGTTTCTCTGAACACTTGGCCTGGTCGACCCATGACAGCCATTTCTTCAACGACTTGCTGCCGCTGCCCTATACCCCCAAAACGCTGGCCCGTGTCGCCGCGCACATCGACCAGGTGCAAGAGACCGTCGGACGCCGCATGCTGCTGGAGAACCCGTCCAGCTACCTCGCTTTTGCAGAAAGCACGATGTCTGAAACAGATTTCCTGCGTGAATTGACCCAGCGCACAGGCTGTGGCCTGTTGCTGGACGTGAACAACGTCTTTGTCAGTGCGACAAACCTCAAAACCTCGCCTCAAGCCTATATTGATGCCTTCCCGCTGGACGCTGTGGGTGAAATCCACCTTGGTGGCCATGATGAAGATGAAGACGAAACTGGCGCGCCCCTTCTGATCGACAGCCACGGCAAGGCGGTGGTTGATCCGGTTTGGGCGCTGCTTGACTATACTCTCGCAAAATCCGGACCCAAGCCCCTGCTGATTGAGTGGGACACAGATGTGCCTGAATGGCCCGTTCTGGCTGACGAGATCGAGCGCGCCGATAAGGCCCTCGTGCTGATCACGTCATGA
- the infA gene encoding translation initiation factor IF-1, with translation MAKEELLEFPGVVKELLPNATFRVELENGHEIIAHTAGKMRKNRIRVLAGDKVQVEMTPYDLTKGRINYRFK, from the coding sequence ATGGCCAAGGAAGAACTGCTCGAATTCCCAGGTGTCGTGAAAGAACTTCTGCCAAACGCGACGTTTCGGGTCGAGCTGGAAAACGGCCATGAGATCATCGCGCATACGGCAGGCAAGATGCGCAAGAACCGCATCCGGGTTCTGGCTGGCGACAAGGTGCAGGTGGAAATGACACCTTACGATCTGACCAAGGGTCGGATTAACTATCGCTTCAAGTAA
- a CDS encoding DNA gyrase inhibitor YacG: protein MACPICEKPTETAFRPFCSKRCADLDLAKWFNGGYAIPADAPEDAEELEIQLQQADTQKPH, encoded by the coding sequence ATGGCCTGCCCCATCTGTGAAAAACCGACTGAAACCGCGTTCCGCCCCTTCTGCTCTAAACGCTGCGCCGATCTTGATCTGGCCAAGTGGTTTAACGGTGGATATGCGATCCCTGCTGATGCTCCGGAGGATGCCGAAGAGTTGGAAATCCAGCTGCAACAGGCAGACACGCAGAAACCGCACTAA
- a CDS encoding cold-shock protein yields the protein MPNGTVKWFNTTKGYGFIAPDDGGSDIFVHISAVEQSGLTGLADDQKVTFDLIEGRDGRQMAGNIAKVE from the coding sequence ATGCCAAACGGCACCGTAAAGTGGTTCAACACGACAAAAGGCTATGGTTTCATCGCCCCGGACGACGGTGGCTCAGACATTTTTGTGCATATCTCTGCGGTTGAGCAGTCTGGCCTGACAGGTCTTGCTGACGACCAGAAAGTGACCTTCGATCTGATTGAAGGCCGCGATGGCCGCCAGATGGCAGGCAATATCGCTAAGGTTGAGTAA
- a CDS encoding arsenate reductase family protein, whose product MRFFGLKSCDTCRKALKTLAAAGHAPTVIDVRADGVSDADRAAIIAAFGDASINRASTTWRGLSDAEKTADPATLLAAHPTLMKRPVIEADDQWTLGWKADVQAKYLGD is encoded by the coding sequence ATGCGTTTTTTTGGCCTAAAATCTTGCGATACCTGCCGTAAAGCGTTGAAAACTTTGGCTGCTGCGGGACATGCGCCGACGGTGATCGATGTCCGTGCAGACGGTGTTTCTGACGCAGATCGCGCGGCAATCATTGCGGCTTTCGGAGATGCGTCAATCAATCGCGCCTCGACAACATGGCGCGGGCTCAGCGATGCGGAAAAGACGGCTGATCCGGCAACCCTTCTGGCGGCGCATCCCACTTTGATGAAACGCCCTGTGATTGAAGCAGACGATCAATGGACGCTTGGCTGGAAAGCGGACGTTCAGGCCAAATACCTTGGCGACTGA
- a CDS encoding HvfC/BufC N-terminal domain-containing protein → MTVTQAAFRTAMLDPAAPVPNGIVNPDGAAASKRFDVYRNNVAVSLSDALEAAFPVVRKLVGDEFFRAMAGVYLRKHPPKTPLMMFYGDAMPQFLGRFEPTKKIGYLPDIARIELAMRHAYHAEDAKPVDVQALGALAPDALMGAKLRIAPATQTVVSDFPVHAIYLANTRADAPKPVMQPEAALITRAGFDPQIHLINAAAATCIEALKKGQSLGQAMATADDTLDLGAVLGLLLAQGAVTEIY, encoded by the coding sequence ATGACTGTCACCCAAGCCGCATTTCGAACCGCGATGCTGGACCCGGCTGCTCCGGTGCCCAACGGCATCGTAAACCCCGATGGGGCCGCCGCCAGCAAGCGCTTTGACGTCTACCGCAACAATGTCGCGGTCAGCCTGTCCGACGCGCTCGAAGCTGCTTTCCCGGTTGTGCGCAAATTGGTTGGCGATGAATTCTTCCGCGCTATGGCTGGTGTCTATCTGCGCAAACATCCCCCGAAGACGCCGCTGATGATGTTTTACGGCGATGCGATGCCGCAGTTTCTGGGACGCTTTGAGCCAACCAAGAAGATCGGTTACCTGCCTGATATCGCGCGGATCGAGCTTGCCATGCGCCATGCCTATCATGCCGAAGATGCAAAACCTGTAGATGTGCAGGCGCTGGGTGCTCTTGCACCTGACGCCCTCATGGGGGCCAAGCTGCGCATTGCACCTGCGACCCAGACGGTCGTATCGGATTTTCCGGTGCATGCGATCTATCTGGCCAACACCCGCGCTGACGCGCCGAAACCGGTCATGCAGCCTGAGGCCGCATTGATCACCCGCGCTGGGTTTGACCCGCAAATCCACCTGATCAATGCTGCTGCCGCGACCTGTATTGAGGCCCTCAAAAAGGGGCAATCACTAGGACAGGCGATGGCGACTGCCGATGACACCCTTGATCTGGGTGCTGTGCTTGGGCTGCTTCTGGCCCAAGGTGCCGTGACTGAAATCTACTGA
- a CDS encoding surface lipoprotein assembly modifier, whose amino-acid sequence MKYVLFAAALALCGVGAVAQTSVDLSIDQARNVATQALVSGEPALAVQIAEAILAQLPDDRTALIVIAAAAPRAGDPAKGRVAGARAWRVSSSDAQRYEAARLTALAAANEERFTLSTFWLRRALTVAPNEEERTQTLRDARVVSQRNPWSTQLSFSLVPSSNVNGGAEDEDLIIGGNDTGGNISEDGLALSGWRASLGFGTQYRFQENAQSRSTVGLSYQISRVRITEDTTVPDEAFDTSFYSLSIRHDRALENGTLSFRGARGLYEYRDLDLATETTEYDKYDIWRLGVDRRFVVNDQTLLSVSADRERLSYLKPSIGDVNRISLTGAITYQLDSGNRITTTLKLTDSDGDTPNYTSDEQSLSITYGFGEPLGPISLSVGGGLRWSTYPDYLVFDPSVFGFVEVDGGRQDETVFANANIGFPDISYAGFTPGLRIDVSTTDSNVSRFDRNTFSAGFTISSQF is encoded by the coding sequence ATGAAATACGTACTTTTTGCCGCCGCGCTGGCCCTTTGTGGGGTTGGCGCAGTGGCGCAAACATCGGTCGACCTGAGTATTGATCAGGCCCGCAACGTCGCCACCCAAGCTCTTGTGTCCGGCGAGCCTGCCCTCGCGGTGCAGATTGCCGAAGCCATTCTTGCACAACTTCCCGATGACCGGACTGCCTTGATTGTTATTGCGGCCGCCGCACCGCGCGCTGGTGACCCTGCAAAAGGCCGTGTTGCCGGTGCACGGGCCTGGCGCGTATCCTCGTCCGACGCGCAGCGTTATGAGGCGGCGCGACTGACTGCACTGGCTGCGGCAAATGAAGAACGCTTTACCCTCTCAACCTTCTGGCTACGCCGCGCGCTGACCGTCGCCCCAAATGAAGAAGAGCGCACGCAGACCCTACGCGATGCCCGCGTTGTCAGCCAACGCAACCCATGGTCCACACAACTGTCCTTTTCGTTGGTTCCGTCGAGCAACGTGAATGGCGGGGCGGAAGATGAAGACCTTATCATTGGTGGCAATGATACCGGGGGCAACATAAGCGAGGATGGCCTCGCCTTGTCTGGTTGGCGCGCTTCCCTCGGTTTTGGCACACAATATCGTTTTCAGGAGAATGCTCAGAGCCGCTCGACCGTTGGCCTAAGCTACCAGATTTCGCGCGTGCGCATTACTGAAGATACAACTGTGCCGGACGAGGCCTTTGACACGTCATTCTACAGTCTTTCAATTCGCCATGACCGCGCGCTAGAGAATGGGACACTCTCGTTTAGAGGAGCGCGGGGTTTGTATGAATACCGCGATCTGGATCTGGCGACCGAAACCACCGAGTACGACAAATACGACATCTGGAGACTGGGAGTGGACCGACGCTTTGTCGTCAATGATCAGACACTATTGTCGGTTTCCGCAGACCGCGAACGATTGTCATACCTGAAACCGTCAATCGGTGATGTGAACCGCATCTCGCTAACCGGGGCCATAACCTATCAGCTGGACAGCGGCAATCGGATCACCACCACGTTGAAACTGACCGATAGTGATGGCGATACGCCGAACTACACCTCCGATGAACAGTCGCTCAGCATAACGTATGGCTTTGGCGAACCGTTGGGCCCCATTTCTCTCTCGGTTGGGGGTGGACTAAGATGGAGCACGTATCCTGACTACCTTGTATTCGACCCCAGTGTTTTCGGATTTGTTGAAGTTGACGGCGGCCGTCAGGATGAGACCGTGTTCGCCAATGCCAACATCGGTTTTCCCGATATCTCTTATGCAGGCTTTACTCCCGGTCTGCGCATCGATGTCTCAACAACCGACAGCAACGTCAGCCGTTTTGACCGCAACACATTTTCTGCCGGTTTTACGATCAGCTCGCAGTTTTGA
- a CDS encoding type I restriction endonuclease, translating to MSVLSDAISNLASRIANHGETISTEEAVKTSIVLPFFQSLGYDVFNPAEVIPEFTADTIGKKGEKVDYAIQQGGDISILVECKSLNTTLNEKHLSQLYRYFTVTNARFAILTNGRVYQFYTDLKEPHRLDKRPFFTFDISDHNDAALDELAKFAKANFSVENILAQAERLKYVAAIKPILDEFMTNPPEEFVRLIVGMVYDGRSSTAVREMIGTATKAAFREIVRERVRSRLNTALEDPEAEAEEEDQSEPEIITTEDEIEGHLIVKSLLRGSVDSNRVAIRDARSYCAVLLDNNNRKPLARLHFNRSQYYVGLFDGESEDRVPISDLDDMLDFKDRLKATAQKYDKA from the coding sequence ATGAGTGTTCTCTCAGACGCGATCTCGAATCTTGCAAGTAGGATAGCAAACCACGGTGAGACAATCAGTACAGAAGAGGCGGTAAAGACTTCGATCGTGCTGCCCTTTTTTCAATCCCTTGGTTACGATGTCTTCAATCCGGCGGAAGTCATTCCTGAATTCACGGCGGACACGATCGGTAAGAAAGGCGAAAAGGTCGACTATGCGATACAGCAGGGGGGAGATATATCAATCCTCGTCGAATGTAAGAGTTTAAACACAACTCTCAACGAAAAACATCTTTCACAGCTTTATCGGTATTTCACCGTAACCAATGCTAGGTTCGCCATTCTAACAAACGGGCGTGTATATCAATTCTACACCGATCTCAAAGAACCTCACAGGCTAGACAAGCGGCCTTTCTTCACGTTTGACATCTCTGATCACAACGATGCAGCGCTTGATGAGCTTGCCAAATTTGCAAAAGCAAATTTCAGCGTCGAAAACATCCTAGCGCAGGCAGAGCGACTGAAGTATGTCGCTGCCATCAAGCCCATTCTCGACGAATTCATGACAAACCCGCCAGAGGAGTTTGTTCGGCTGATCGTGGGGATGGTTTATGATGGACGCAGTTCAACCGCAGTAAGAGAAATGATCGGAACGGCCACGAAGGCTGCGTTTCGCGAGATCGTGAGAGAAAGAGTACGCTCTCGGTTGAATACGGCATTGGAAGATCCAGAGGCGGAGGCAGAGGAAGAAGATCAATCAGAGCCAGAAATCATCACCACTGAAGATGAGATTGAGGGACACCTTATCGTTAAGTCACTGTTACGGGGATCTGTTGATAGCAATCGTGTGGCAATAAGAGACGCAAGATCATACTGTGCCGTACTTCTTGATAATAATAATCGCAAGCCCTTGGCTAGATTGCACTTCAACCGTAGCCAGTACTACGTGGGACTCTTTGATGGGGAAAGCGAAGATCGAGTTCCGATTTCCGACTTGGACGATATGCTCGACTTTAAAGATCGATTGAAGGCGACAGCACAGAAGTACGACAAGGCGTGA
- a CDS encoding DoxX family protein, translating into MTTSPIAQMAAPINRAGDEVLPILARLVFAGVLFMYYWNSGLTKLGDGIFGILQPSSGAYVQIFPKAMEAVGYDTSQLTVFHWAVVTGGTIAEFVLPILIVIGLFTRLAAFGMIGFIVVQSLTDLYGHGGVAHEGTLGAWFDRFSDALILDQRAFWVLCLLILVFKGAKHNFN; encoded by the coding sequence ATGACCACCTCTCCTATTGCCCAGATGGCCGCCCCCATCAACCGTGCTGGCGACGAAGTGTTGCCGATCCTCGCCCGCCTTGTCTTTGCCGGGGTGCTGTTCATGTACTACTGGAACTCTGGCCTGACCAAGCTGGGCGATGGGATCTTTGGCATCCTGCAACCGTCCTCGGGCGCTTATGTGCAGATTTTTCCAAAAGCGATGGAAGCCGTCGGTTATGACACGTCGCAGCTGACAGTCTTTCACTGGGCCGTTGTCACCGGCGGCACAATTGCAGAGTTCGTGCTGCCCATCCTGATCGTGATCGGCCTGTTCACCCGCCTCGCCGCATTTGGCATGATTGGCTTTATCGTCGTGCAATCCCTGACAGACCTTTACGGACATGGCGGCGTCGCACACGAAGGCACACTCGGTGCCTGGTTTGACCGTTTCTCAGACGCGCTGATCCTAGACCAACGCGCGTTCTGGGTGCTGTGCCTGCTGATCCTTGTGTTCAAAGGCGCTAAGCACAATTTCAATTGA
- a CDS encoding helix-turn-helix transcriptional regulator has product MKAARQQKGLTQAQLAEAIDKAFETISNIERGKTAPNFSTLYDIANVLGLPMREFFELDHEDVSDARQRPLIQLNTMIFQMDDRQLNLLLKLGQVLKEDGES; this is encoded by the coding sequence GTGAAAGCAGCACGGCAACAAAAGGGCCTCACACAGGCTCAGCTGGCGGAAGCCATAGACAAAGCGTTCGAGACGATTTCCAACATCGAGCGCGGCAAGACTGCGCCCAATTTTTCCACGCTCTACGATATTGCCAACGTGCTTGGCCTGCCCATGCGGGAGTTTTTTGAGCTTGATCATGAGGATGTATCGGATGCTCGGCAGCGGCCGCTCATTCAGTTGAACACCATGATCTTCCAGATGGATGATCGGCAGCTGAACCTACTGTTGAAGCTTGGACAGGTGCTCAAAGAGGATGGTGAGAGCTGA
- a CDS encoding type II toxin-antitoxin system HipA family toxin, with the protein MARRKTYAPLEVFLNARYVGRLSRQSNGAVDFSYAPDWLAWEYTMPISLSLPLREDRYVGAPVMAVFDNLLPDSEDIRRRVAEKRGAEGTDVYSLLAAVGRDCVGAMQFLPEGEAPDANQELNGEVLSDDAVADIIANLARAPLGLDEDQDFRISVAGAQEKTALLRDGDQWIRPHGTTPTTHILKPQIGTLPIGVDLSNSVENEHLCLRLLHAFELNVANTEITDFGDRRVLVVERFDRQKTADGRLIRLPQEDCCQALGVPSTIKYQNDGGPNMNSILDLLKGSDEPTKDREDFLKAQILFWLMAATDGHAKNYSVFLYPGARYGMTPFYDVISVQPSLDAGQLQAQRVKLAMSVGQNNHYKVSDIVPRHFVQTTKPAGLGAEVVVAIFEDISKRFDSAWKDVVESLPPGFPEEPISSIREGMARRLRAFEIAKL; encoded by the coding sequence ATGGCACGGCGCAAGACTTACGCCCCGTTAGAGGTCTTTCTCAACGCGCGCTATGTTGGCAGGCTCAGCCGTCAGTCAAACGGCGCGGTTGATTTTTCCTATGCGCCAGATTGGCTTGCTTGGGAGTATACCATGCCAATCTCCCTATCCTTGCCGCTGCGCGAGGATCGCTATGTCGGTGCACCCGTCATGGCGGTCTTCGACAATCTTCTACCTGATAGTGAAGATATCCGCCGCCGTGTTGCCGAAAAACGCGGGGCCGAAGGTACGGATGTATACAGTTTGCTTGCAGCCGTTGGCCGGGACTGCGTTGGCGCAATGCAGTTTTTGCCAGAAGGTGAAGCTCCTGATGCGAACCAAGAGTTAAACGGCGAGGTTCTGAGCGATGACGCTGTAGCGGATATCATAGCCAATCTCGCGCGCGCGCCGCTGGGTCTTGATGAGGATCAGGACTTTCGTATCTCAGTTGCCGGGGCACAGGAAAAGACCGCTCTACTGCGTGATGGTGACCAATGGATCAGACCTCACGGCACAACGCCCACTACACATATTTTGAAGCCACAGATTGGCACGCTTCCCATCGGTGTTGATCTCTCCAACTCTGTTGAAAACGAGCATCTTTGTTTGCGCCTGCTGCATGCTTTTGAACTGAACGTGGCAAACACCGAAATAACTGATTTTGGTGATCGCCGGGTTCTTGTTGTTGAGCGTTTTGACCGTCAGAAAACCGCAGATGGCCGCTTGATCCGATTGCCGCAAGAGGATTGCTGCCAAGCGCTCGGGGTGCCGTCTACCATCAAGTATCAGAATGACGGCGGGCCGAACATGAACAGCATCTTGGACCTCCTGAAAGGCAGTGACGAGCCGACCAAAGATCGTGAAGATTTCTTGAAAGCACAAATCCTGTTCTGGCTCATGGCTGCAACCGATGGGCACGCGAAGAACTACAGCGTGTTTTTGTATCCGGGTGCGCGCTATGGCATGACGCCTTTCTATGATGTGATTTCTGTGCAACCCAGTCTCGATGCTGGGCAGCTACAAGCGCAGAGGGTCAAGCTGGCGATGTCGGTTGGTCAGAATAATCACTACAAGGTCTCAGACATTGTACCACGTCATTTTGTGCAGACGACCAAGCCCGCCGGGCTTGGTGCAGAAGTGGTCGTCGCGATCTTCGAAGACATATCGAAGCGCTTTGATTCTGCCTGGAAAGACGTCGTAGAGAGTTTGCCTCCTGGTTTCCCGGAAGAGCCTATCAGCTCCATTCGCGAAGGTATGGCCAGACGACTGCGCGCTTTTGAGATCGCAAAGCTATAG
- a CDS encoding helix-turn-helix transcriptional regulator yields the protein MDNIARTQKQLGSIVRRYRKHKGMSQGTLGSKSSLRQATISSIENGESDASLTTMMDILAALDLELVVRPRSKGSDTKIEDIF from the coding sequence ATGGACAATATTGCAAGAACACAAAAACAGCTCGGCAGTATCGTAAGAAGATACCGCAAGCACAAAGGGATGAGCCAAGGAACGCTTGGCTCAAAGTCTAGTCTACGTCAGGCCACCATCTCTAGCATCGAAAATGGTGAGAGCGATGCCAGCCTCACGACCATGATGGATATCTTGGCGGCACTCGATCTTGAGCTTGTGGTGCGCCCACGCAGCAAGGGCTCGGATACGAAGATTGAGGATATATTTTAA
- a CDS encoding Maf family protein — translation MKLVLGSSSPRRLELLAQLGLTPTAVRPPDIDEDVRKGELPRDYVKRIAFEKVNAVNAADDEVVLCADTTVALGRRIMGKPADAAEAAQFLFALSGRRHKVITALAVKRGTQVWTKDVQSTVAFKQLSDADVNAYLASDDWRGKAGGYAIQGLAGAFIPWINGSYTGIVGLPLTETAGLLTAAGVLRNKDPA, via the coding sequence TTGAAGCTCGTACTCGGCTCCAGCTCGCCCCGGAGGCTGGAACTTTTGGCACAACTGGGGCTGACCCCGACGGCTGTTCGCCCGCCCGACATCGACGAAGATGTCCGCAAGGGCGAGTTGCCGCGCGACTACGTCAAACGGATTGCCTTTGAAAAGGTAAATGCCGTTAATGCCGCTGACGACGAAGTTGTGCTATGTGCTGACACGACCGTTGCCCTTGGTCGCCGGATCATGGGCAAGCCCGCTGATGCGGCAGAGGCCGCGCAATTCTTGTTTGCGTTGTCTGGTCGTCGCCACAAGGTGATCACCGCTCTGGCCGTCAAACGTGGCACGCAGGTCTGGACCAAGGATGTGCAGAGTACCGTCGCCTTCAAACAACTCTCAGATGCGGACGTAAACGCCTATCTGGCCTCGGATGACTGGCGGGGCAAAGCGGGTGGTTATGCTATTCAGGGCCTGGCCGGTGCTTTCATCCCATGGATCAATGGATCCTATACGGGGATTGTGGGCCTGCCATTGACCGAAACTGCTGGCTTGCTGACCGCGGCAGGCGTCCTGCGCAACAAAGATCCCGCATGA